The genomic interval gaccaaaaggtcatgagttcgaatcctgaaaacaacctcttgcaaaaagcagggtaaggctgcgtacagtggatccttccctgggaccccgcatggcttgagcttcgtgcaccaggctgcctttttttttcattatgtTGTTGTGCTAGAAGTACATAAACATTACACAGATAGGTTTGCATTGTTTATAGGAACACAACAATTTATATGAACTAATGTCGTTTCACCTGTATAAAGTAGGATATTATTGTTTAATCTTTCTTGATGTGGCAGATTACTTCCTATTCTCAAACATTCTTGTCCTGGAGTTGATGTTTTCCTTAATATGAATTTAGTATGCTTTCCTAGTGTTTTTGTTGATCGTAGCTGAGTTGGCTGTTGCAGCTTTCATATTCTTTGACCATAGCTGGAAGGAAGTGAGTTTCTTCTTAACATCTGTTGCTCTCTTTtgtttttttgtctttttttttttttctttgtttagcGAATTCTAACAGTAGATACTCTGCAGCTTATCCCTGATGATAAAACTGGGGACTTTGATGTAATATATGATTTCTTGGATAATAACTGGAAGATAGCTAAGTGGGTTGCTCTTGGAGCTGTCATTTTCGAGGTAGGTCTTGTTTATGAAGCATTAGAATTATTGGTAACTGTTTGAGCTTTCTATCAGTACCTCATTCTCATTTCTTTTATGTTGATGAATGTTCTTTGATAGTGTTGAGCTTTTAATTCACCCGTTTCTCATGGTAAAATTATTATCATGTAGAAATTCTTTTTACTTGAACTATAATTTAAAGTATAGCTTCTTTAAagtgaaattaatttcaaatacaaAATGTAATTTCAACCATAAGAGAAGTGAAAGAATGATTAAGATGGACGAATAGGAATTTTTTGCAAGAATTTCAGATATCTGGATTTATTATTCAACTAGGATGCATTGATGAGGATATCATTTATAGAATAAGAAAGAGTAGTTAAAATGAAAGATCTTTTGGAATCTTGTGATTGTGTTGTGCTGTTTGGCAGTTAGGAAACAATCTGTACAAAATGTTAGTATAGCCAAGATAAGATAATAGAACTATATAACCAAGGTTAATGCATCTCAATATTTACCGTATTAATGTTACTTTTTGGATGCGCTTGTATTAAGAATTTGCCAAAAGAATCCTACAAAAAATTGACACTTGTTAATTCCGGTTGTGTTTTTGGAAGTGAGTGAGACTGAAAGATTGAGGGTCTGTATTTCTTGGAAAAATGACCAGATAATCAGGTTCGTGCTGGGTTTAAGGTGAGATGCAAAATAGGAAACCCAGCCAAAATGTTATGATTACCCAATATTGTTTGTTGAGTTACTGCATCTTTAGAATACCTGATGACACATTGTGTGCATAGTCGTGATTCTCCATTTATGCAAGTAGCTAGACAACTTTATTTGTGTGAGCGAATCATCTTCAATTTCATTCTATTAATCAATTATTCAGATCAACACTGAGGTTAGGTTTActtggttggaaagataggaggGGGTCCGCTACCTTAAcggcccccctagtgtcggccgCACGGATATAGAATGAGGtaaatctaggtacacagatATTAGGCGCATGGTGGGTAAATCCCAGGAACTGAACTAAGAATCGACCTCTGGCCATTATGCCAGAGATGTCATGCTCCCACGCCGGGGGTAAGGGAAAGATACAAAAGAATGCATGGAGCATGGATCACCATATACATTTTGTGTTACTTTTCAATATCTCCTTCCCTGTCAATTTTAACCTTCTGGTGCATGGCAGCTGCTGCATTATATATTTTTAGTCCCTTAGCATTTGAACGTTATTTCTGATATACCTATAGACCGTGTGATGTGATGTGATGTGTATGCTGAGCTACCTTATCAATCCAAGAATGATAATACAATCTACAACCTGCAGGGTTTTGTATTTGTGTTAGCTCTTATAGTAAGATCTGCAAACAGACCAGCTGAATACGACAGTGATGACGAGCTTATTGCTCCAAGATCTACCATCCGACAGCCATTAGTGAATTGGCAAGGAGCTGCAGCAAGCGGAGCACCTGTGCTTGGCAGTCTTGACCACCGTCCAAGCAGAAATGATGCCTGGAGCCAaagaatgagagaaaaagtaAATTGTTTCCTGTGTAACTATTTCAATATATTTTGCAACTTATAAAAAATGTTGTTCTTACTGATTTTCTCTTTGCCTATGCTTGTAACAGTATGGTCTCGATACTTCTGAGTTTACATACAACCCATCAGACCCAAACAGATACCAACAAGCCACTGCATCACAGACAGAAGAAAAGGGCCGCTGTACCATTTTGTGACCATCGCAGCTGTATCATTATACGACTGTTCTTCTTCTGGGTGAACTTTTTTGATGCACAGTGTCCAAGTCACATCTCTTCTATGTGAAGCTTTTAAGAGTTTTCCCTGTTTGCTCTTTGTTAGATTTCTTTCGTTTCATTATTCATGATTTCAGCGTCAGTTGGTGATGCAACTTTTTCTTGTCTTCCTGTTTCTGCTGAATGCTGATTGCCAGCACCCCTTTGGGTGAAAAAATCGAATTGGATTCTCTCCAAAAAGAGACCTTCTGCCACAGCTTCAAAGGGACAACTTATCCGAAGTGAAGATCTCTGTTTTGACTTCTAGAGTAGCTCATCGAGTTGCAGTTCTATCACACCTGGGATGGTTTCATCAACATCACATTGTACCATCAACTCAGGGTGGCACAAAGCATCATTGGTGCGATTATTGCTCGATCAAATTGTTTGTAGCAGTCAACAAACCTACAGAATAATGGGATTCCAATCAGTCTTACCTTGATAACTATGGTATCCTTCATGTAGCCCCCATCTTCATCCAAACTTCCAGTGCTTCAGTAGCGGGAAAAGAGTGCAATGGAACTAAATTACTTGACTTGACAACCTCTATAATATAAAGTGAGTAGGTTAGAATTATGAATCTTACAAAAGAGAATAGGAAAAGGTAAAACAAGTAAATACAataaaacataaatatttttgggcaaaaGTGAAAACAGCGTCTTTTGTGTTTTTTTGGAATCATCGagatgattttttatttaaagGGCATCCCACATCCATTTATAATATCTGACTATCTTCTGATACTATATTTACTTCTGATACACGTATCTCCTGCTTAAAATACCATTTAAATCTTGAATGAGAGTTATGTTTTCATAATTACTACAACTGAGAGTTATTACAACTGAGAGTGGTGAGTTAAGATATTGATGAAAGATTTTCAGATCTATTCTTGGCATATCTTTTATTAATTAGACGACATGGTCAAACTCTTTTATTAATGCAAAGAGCTTTTTAACAGTCATTATTTTCCGAAAGAATTACACAGTTTAAATTATCTTTTTGAAGAATTTTAAGACTCCTTGACAATTGAAAAACTCATATTGGATTAGATTTTAGATCGAGACTCAAATTAGTTTATCAAAAATGAACTCAAAAATATACACATCAGATTAGTTTTTCAACTCAGACTTGGATTAATTTATTAGAATCGAATTTAAAGATATACATATCAGATTAATTTCTCGATTCATAACGACTTGTCTTAAATTCAAAAAACATCAATTAAAATCTTTTGGagagttttaaaaaactttagtCCTCTTTATTATAGTTAGTTTtcatattataatagttataaaatcGTAGCTAAAACAGCTGCAATGACATAGCTACTGTAACATCATTTCGAATCAAGATTTAGGTGGGAGATGTGTGTCAGAAATATGCATGTGTCAAAAGTAAACAATGGATCAAAATGTATCTGTGTCATTTTATAAGAAGATAGAGtatcttttaataaaaaatcaacaAAGAATATCTATTTAatgatttgattaaaaaaaattgatttttgaccTATATTTTTCTCATGAATGATCTTGTTTCTTATAATTGTCCTACTAGAgctctattatttttttaaaaaaaaataatttaaaatcctTAATATCACTTATACTATATTCCTAGAAAATTCCTTAACATGACTAGAGCATTGCCAACAGTGAATTGGTTAGAGCACCATGACGAAACATTGCTAGTTCTTCTTGTTGACTAGCTAGCACCATTGACAATTAGGTTAGACCATCATTTGTGGCCaatagattattttttaaaataacttgtaaataattttttaaaaaaattataatgagAGGGTTTTAAAGTTGAGAGCTCTCATTCATTAACATAATCAATCACTTAACCATCAAACCAAATGGTTAAAATTGAGCTAAAATATTTTTTGACGTTCATTCTTAATTTTAAACCTCATTATACCTCAATAATAtagaatatttaattatttattattatcatcttatttttgtatatttagttgtttaatgatttttttacacggaattatataaataattatgGGAAACAATAGATATTTGGTCCAAAATATCTATGATATATATGATTAATGCATCTAAACAAAGTAATTGCTCTATTTTAGTACCattaaattttaactaaattttatttaaatgttaAAATATGTTTTACATTTATAAGAAATCACAGAGGATCCTAAATAACCATAATATGTCTAATTAAAATAATCTTATTCTAAGTTATATCTCTATTTTGGCCttcaattatttattttttttaaaaaaaaaatcttaatcgaATGTTAAAGACATAATTCTGCTTAATCATAGGAAAGATATCAACCAGATATAAATAACAAGCTATTCAACAAAAAATTTCTTGAGGcatttattttacattttgagACAATTTATTCTCAAGGCATTTGAACTCAACTGCAGAGTTATTTAAAGTACAAGTGCCTCTCAACAATGCAAAAAGGCTACCTGAACAGATGAAAAACTGGTCTGATATGCTGCAAAATATCTGCAATCCTTCTATCATCATAATCAAATAACACTATAGTGGCTAGAAACTTTTTCAAATTCAGAACATTTTAGATCCACCAATAACTTTTTAAATCCATTAAAGACCTTTTAAAGCACAATTAAGCAGTGTTGTAAATAAGGATAGATGGTGGTATAACAATTAGTAGCTACCCATCGCTTAGgtagttaaaattttttatattattttttatatataatattataaatagtcATCATTCTTTATATAGCTAGACGGTGCTTCATCAGATAAATTCCATCCTTAATTCTTTATATAGCTAGACGGTGCTTCATCCTATAAATTCCACCCTTAATAAGTCTCTCACATAATTTATATGTGatccaatctttttttttttacaatacaaTATCTCATAATCTCAAGTAATATCATTAGACTTTAACTTCAATTTCTATCTCcggttatttttaattttccgccattaatttttaataattaaataaaagataaaaataaaaacttattaACCTACTATGCTCATGACAACAAATGACGGCAACGACAGCGATAATAGGTCAAGACAGTGGCGGTGGGGTTAGTTATGATAATTTGGTGgaattatttatattttgaaagGGTTAGAAAATGCATTAATATAtctaagatttttaaattttgttatcCGTCTCATCTATTAGGGGTGGTAATTTTTGATCCGACATGAAAACACGATccgaaccgaacacgaaaaaatcaTATTAAGGTTGGATAATTTTGAGTTCGGGTCAAAATTGATCGATCCaattgacccaattaataaacaggtcgAGTTCaggtcaacctgaaatgacctaattacaacccgcgaacccatttataaataattataaatttaaactaaattacaaaattaaaaaagttaaaaatcctaaacatagagatatgctattgattgcaatgttgttatgacttatcatttatgatatgaatttttaatttgtgtagataaatattatttttaatttttaatttttaatttaatatataaaatttctttaatgaaTGCAGGTCATGTTCGGATTAAACGGATCAGATTCTGATCAAATGCAAATAAACAGATCAAGTTCAGATTGACTAGTTTGACCTGAATTAATAATCAGGTCGAATTCAAATTATCATTTGTCAACCCACCAATCCGAACCGGAACCGAATTGTCACCCCTATCATCTACTGCCTCACCTGCCATCTCGTCTGCCTCACCAACCTCTAATCTTTTACCGCCTAAGCACCACCTAAGACAGATAGTACCTAAGCAACGGCCATTTGgaacacagcaattaagaaataCTTCCATGAAGCTAGAATGCTCCGACTCCCACTGTAGAATACTCGCATATGAAAATTTCAGCACAACAAGCAGGAACCAAAGCAACAGTCTTGTGAAATAGCATACAACTCCACATCCTGGCGGATGACCTTAAATACAGACGAGTTACTCATCAATTAGGTTTGCTAGTGAAAGGCAACCAAAACAACCATGCCCTGATCAGTTAGTTTTGAACAATATATACCGTTTGTTGCTGTATAAGAACACATCGTTCTTGTCCAATCGCATTCAAAGAGTTCGATGACAAATAGTAGCGAATATAATCACATGGCTCACATTAGATCAGCGCTGGATACTGTTTAGCTTGCTGACGAACCCTCTTCTTATACTCGACTGGATCCTGCAAATTCTACGACTGTTATCAAAGAACCAATCTTATTAAAGACGATAAAATATCAATGAGAACCAAGGATGAAATATCCAAAACCTGGATAAATAGATGATAACCGTCTGTCTGAGCCGGGTCAGCAGGATTTGGCTGATCAAGCAGATCTTGTATCCCCACTAAAATCTGTTTCACAGTAATGGCTGGTCTCCATCCCTGAGAGACAGTGCAAATAATTATGCTattctcacatcaaaaaggatgAGAGCGTGAAATCTCATCAAGATTTCCATGGTTCGCTTACATAGTCTTCGTTGAGAATTGATAGGCACACAGTTCCAGAAGGATAGACATTGGGGTGGAAAAAACCTGCAGGAAACTTGCATTTGGGAGGTTTGCTCGGGTAGTCCTCACTGAAAAGAAGAGTAAGAGGAAAATAACCACCTTCCCAATCCGTCTGCAGCAGTAAATGGCAAACATTGCTTCAGTATTTTTGTTTCAGTCGTatgtaattttttgataaaataaaataaaataaaataaaataaaaggctCCTTATTAGAAGAGTTGGGAATATTAAAAAGTAACTAAAAACTTGTCAAACAATTTATTCTTGAATGTTAAACCGGAGACAAAAATTGCACTGGTTCAACACACAGGTGGTACAAAGTTGTCATCGGGAAAAGTAACTTAAATGGAAGAAATTTTAAGCCATTTTAATTGCTCACTTAGATGTCTATTTACAATTGGTTGAAGTATCCCATGTCTACGACTTCGAGTTCCGATGATGAAAtccaaaagacaagtgtcagagACCATGGAATAAAA from Zingiber officinale cultivar Zhangliang chromosome 6B, Zo_v1.1, whole genome shotgun sequence carries:
- the LOC121989342 gene encoding SUMO-conjugating enzyme SCE1, yielding MSGGIARGRLAEERKAWRKNHPHGFVAKPETLPDGSVNLMTWQCTIPGKQGTDWEGGYFPLTLLFSEDYPSKPPKCKFPAGFFHPNVYPSGTVCLSILNEDYGWRPAITVKQILVGIQDLLDQPNPADPAQTDGYHLFIQDPVEYKKRVRQQAKQYPALI
- the LOC121989341 gene encoding tobamovirus multiplication protein 2A-like, with the translated sequence MACKGFWECLLKLLNFVLTVTGLAMVGYGIYLLVEWNKIAAGGGGDDAAPPASNDLEFLKLGRPMLVAVSFSSSFLDHLPKAWFIYLFIGIGAVVFVISCFGCIGAVSRNGCCLSFYAFLVFLLIVAELAVAAFIFFDHSWKELIPDDKTGDFDVIYDFLDNNWKIAKWVALGAVIFEGFVFVLALIVRSANRPAEYDSDDELIAPRSTIRQPLVNWQGAAASGAPVLGSLDHRPSRNDAWSQRMREKYGLDTSEFTYNPSDPNRYQQATASQTEEKGRCTIL